In Candidatus Pantoea floridensis, the genomic window CAAATAGATTAGACAACATCTAAAATAACTACCTTTAAATTGAATAAAATTCAACATTACCGACAACTCAACATTCTTTTTATCAAAGAATCGCAATTTCACTTGCGTTAACACCACCACTTAGCGCATTTTCTTATACATCACGCAGTCAAGGCTGCCGGACAAACAGAAATAACGTCACCACAAGGTGAGATCAGGAGTCAGTTATGTGTTCAATTTTTGGTGTGCTGGATCTCAAAAGCGATCCTGTTGAGCTGCGCAAGAAAGCGCTGGAATCTTCTCGTTTGATGCGTCACCGTGGCCCAGATTGGTCAGGTGTTTATGCGGATGACAAAGCTATTCTGGTGCATGAGCGCCTATCAATTGTTGACGTCAACAACGGCGCCCAGCCGCTGTATAACGCCGATCACACCCACGTACTGGCTGTTAACGGTGAGATCTACAACCATCAGGCGCTGCGTGCGGAGCTGAGCGATCGTTATGCATTCCAGACCGGTTCCGACTGCGAAGTGATCCTCGCGCTGTACCAGGAAAAAGGCGTCGATTTCCTTGATGAACTGCAAGGTATGTTCGCCTTCATTTTATGGGACAGCGTTAAGCAACAGTATCTGATCGGCCGCGACCATATCGGCATTATCCCGCTGTATATGGGTAACGACGAACATGGCAACCTGTTTGTGGCTTCGGAAATGAAAGCGCTGGTGCCAGTTTGCCGCAGCATCAAAGAGTTCCCGCCGGGAAGCTATATGTCGAGTGCCGATGGTGAAATCCATCGTTACTGGCAGCGTGACTGGATGGAATATTCCGCCGTTGAGCACAACAAAACCGACGCGGCAGAACTGAAACATGCGCTGGAAGAGTCAGTGAAAAGCCACCTGATGTCAGATGTGCCCTATGGCGTGCTGCTGTCTGGCGGCCTCGACTCCTCTATTATCTCAGCGGTGACCAAGCGCTTCGCCGCAAAACGTGTAGAAGATGCCGACAAGAGCGATGCCTGGTGGCCACAGCTGCACTCCTTCGCCGTGGGCTTGGAAGGATCTCCGGATCTGAAGGCCGCGAAATCGGTCGCTGAACACCTGGGTACCGTGCACCACGAAATCCATTTCACCGTTCAGGAAGGTTTGGATGCAATTCGTGACGTGATTTATCACATCGAAACCTACGATGTAACCACCATTCGCGCTTCAACACCGATGTATTTAATGTCGCGTAAGATCAAAGCGATGGGCATCAAAATGGTATTGTCCGGCGAAGGCGCTGATGAAGTATTCGGCGGCTACCTTTACTTCCACAAAGCGCCAAACGCAAAAGAATTCCACGAAGAGAACGTGCGTAAGTTGCTGGCTCTGCATATGTTTGACTGCGCGCGTGCCAACAAAGCGATGTCCGCATGGGGCGTGGAAGCACGTGTACCGTTCCTGGACAAAAAGTTCCTCGACGTGGCGATGCGCATCAACCCGGAAGATAAATTGTGCGGCAGCAACGGCAAGATGGAAAAACACATCCTGCGTGAATGCTTCTCTTCCTATCTGCCGGAAAGCGTGGCGTGGCGCCAGAAAGAGCA contains:
- the asnB gene encoding asparagine synthase B, whose product is MCSIFGVLDLKSDPVELRKKALESSRLMRHRGPDWSGVYADDKAILVHERLSIVDVNNGAQPLYNADHTHVLAVNGEIYNHQALRAELSDRYAFQTGSDCEVILALYQEKGVDFLDELQGMFAFILWDSVKQQYLIGRDHIGIIPLYMGNDEHGNLFVASEMKALVPVCRSIKEFPPGSYMSSADGEIHRYWQRDWMEYSAVEHNKTDAAELKHALEESVKSHLMSDVPYGVLLSGGLDSSIISAVTKRFAAKRVEDADKSDAWWPQLHSFAVGLEGSPDLKAAKSVAEHLGTVHHEIHFTVQEGLDAIRDVIYHIETYDVTTIRASTPMYLMSRKIKAMGIKMVLSGEGADEVFGGYLYFHKAPNAKEFHEENVRKLLALHMFDCARANKAMSAWGVEARVPFLDKKFLDVAMRINPEDKLCGSNGKMEKHILRECFSSYLPESVAWRQKEQFSDGVGYSWIDTLKEVAAKQITDQQLSTAHFRFPYNTPNSKEAYLYREIFEELFPIASAAECVPGGPSVACSSAKAIEWDEAFKSMDDPSGRAVGVHQSAYK